The Juglans regia cultivar Chandler chromosome 16, Walnut 2.0, whole genome shotgun sequence nucleotide sequence CTCATCAGGACCTTCACTCATCCGACACTTCTCTCAGATTGGGGTGAGTTTGCAATATCCCACTGGTATTTTTTCCCCTGGTGTAAGTGAGGTGCTTAAgactcgtttggatgttgagatgagctgagaaattgtgaatagtagtgtaatagtttgtgaatagaagtgaaatgatttgagttaagatgtttttcaggggttttgagaaatgagagagaaaaaattgaataaaacaattataaagttaaaatattattagaatataattttttaatataatcttttgttttgatatttgaaaaaattgaattatttttagtgctttgttttgaagtttggtaaagttgtaataattagatgaaaaagttaaaaatttgaaattgaaaagtgtttgtatttgtggtgtttgaatgttgagatgagatcatcttACAATCTAAACATGGCCTTAGtctaaaaaagtaataaaaaaaaatttttacaaattaatataacttgatGTGATATATGAGATTGTAAAACTTATAGGAAGGTAAATATCAAATcaatatatatcactatagaGTAATATTgatttcaacatatcaataactttGGTAAGTGATCAAATGCCTAAGAAGGCGTGCTGCTTTGGATACGTCTTGCAGGTTGCCTTTTCCTGACTGAGTCTGAAAGATATATAGTGGAGATCAAGAGCCCATGGATTAGCATTTTCTCAGTTGAAGAACATGCAAATTAAACATGTCCAAGTAAATATCAAACCCAGCTCACTgttgtacgtacgtagttaAATTCCAGTAAGACCAATTTGTTTCGGCAAAGTTGATTCAGAGAAAGTCAGCAAATGTATATGGTGATCAGCAGTTGATGCTCATTATAATCATGTTATGGACACATTTAAGGGCCAATTTGTTTCATGAATGGAAAATAATGTCGGCGAAAGAATAAAAGCATTAAAACTGTTAATGGAAAATGCATGTACTACGTACCGTTGAGCCTCATCCATTGGCGAGATATGATGTACTACAAGATGCACAGATATATGAAGCTCATGTCATATATGAACTTATTCATAtggtatacatatatatatatatatgtgtgtgtgtgtgtgtgtgtgtgtgtgtgtgtgtgtgtgtgtgtgtgtcatgtgtCTGGGAATCCTTGAAACAATACCTGCATATACGTTTTGACATTTGTGCTTGAGGTTTTCAAGGTTGGTTAGTACCGTTAAGATGCCTACCATATTATTAGTGCAAGATTATCAGCAGACTGAAGGCCATGAAATATGCGTAGCATGTTCATGAAAAGGGGAAGAACTCGACCATTATAAGCATCTATagcctttttattatatatgttgtaaAGTCCATTTTTTGCATCTAATTTCTCTCTTATCATCGAAGCGACCCTATAAATTCATGTGAAAATCCCAGTACTTCTGGTAACGGCTGATTATTCTAGTCAGTCTTGATCTTGTAATGCCCATGAAATTATGTATCCTGCCTCCACAATCCACCTTGTCTGGTGCTTCTAATATTTTTAGCTTCGATAATGATCGATTTCAATTAATATTGTAAAGAAGCTCGAGAGGTTTATATTCAGAAAGAGAGATATAGAAAGAATAAGAGGCAGTACAGATAAAAGCTAATCAATCAGGCATAGCCCAGAAAACTGTTGTTTTTATATGCCGCCGGCATGGGGAGAGGCCTAATTAAAAGCAAGTTCATTTTCCATGCGCCTTCTGCAGAAGAATGCTGTGTGTTGGCTGTATAACAGATATTGCGTGTAGGTTAGCAGGAAAGAAACGGCACCAACCATATAACCAAAGTAGGCATACTACTTCTGAAGTATGGACGCAGAAATAGATCAATATCTGCCTTTCAAATAAACTACTGACCCACTCTTTCATTCCAAATTAAAGAACCGAAATGGTTGCATGTTCTTCGATATGGATCAGGTAAGGATCAGGTAACTCTTAGAAAACAAATGAACTATGAATAAAGAATATTAGGTACAAGctttaaatagacaagtttcatacaagctttttgtaaaaaaatgatagCATCAGGCACCGTCTTCCATGGATACACGATGTTAGCTGCTCAAAACTGAACTTCAAGGACTTCAAAAGGTAGAATATATCATCTCTGGGGTTTCtcttgtttaaataaaattaattggtCAAGAAGGAGCAAAAACATCCCTCTTCAAATTGACTGAACAACGCAAGAGCAAATGGCAAAATAGACTTGGTTTCATTGCCTCTGACGTACTCATGCAAATTGCCTTAGACCCTTTCCGTGACAAGCCATTGTTCAAGTTCCTCTCTACGCCGCTCCAATTCCTATAATCGTCAGCAAAAGCAAGTTAATAAAGGAAATTTCTGCATGAAATCAACATACAGTACAATCGAAGGAAAGAATTTAACATCATTCCAAAATCTAGGGTACTTAATAAGATAATCAAGTTCCAACCAATCAATCTGAAAAGTGGTTTGAATCagatttatgaatattttgcCTATgctaacagtttttttttttttttatcagtaaacaaaattttattgatcaaaagtgatACAAAGGATGCCCAAGTATACTggatatatatatgagcaagtTTAAGTCTAGCTTAGGGATACAAGGAAATCGTGAAAAGACCTACCctgaaaatcaattataattgACCAAtagagtaaagtattgaaaaaaaaaaaaagtattgaagagtaatgctactcatcatcccaacttccatcatcctcccatcatcccatgatgtggcattaaatgattggagattatttattatattttacttgtgaacttatcatttaatgccacatcatgggatgatggaAAGATGATAGAAgtttggatgatgaatagattttttctttataattagaTGAGGCAAGGGGGAGCTTGATGCATGTGACTCACAAGAAAGTTTAAGGACCACACAGCCTCCTTAGCACCCTAATGAACACACGAAGCAGAATATCTGGAACAATCTAACACATAGCCCTCAGTTAGTTAAGCACCCAAAACCGGAAATTCAGTTTGTAGGACCAATAATGGGTAATGGCCTTTTGATATGAGCTCATGTAAAACCATGTATGAGTCAAAGAGTTCCCCCAATACTTCCAGTAGGAAAACAATTTTGGGAAAACTGGATTAAACCACCAGCTTCATAATTATTAGGTTTTTTTACCACTGAGATCAAAGATTTAAGGTAGGATCATCATTAGCtggtttaaaattttcaaactgtGAGCCTGAACTCAAAAGATATGATGCATcaaaatctcatcttttttctccttttttaaatacaattttccATCAGTGGGAATTGGAATCGTAAACAAAAACAATCATGAAAGTGAATGGCAGACCAGAAATCTTGTTAGTGTCTAAGTCGTCAGTTGTAAAATTATAGTAATAGAATAGCTTACTTCCAGATCCTTGACAGCTTGGTCCCTTGTAATCTCTTTCTTCTGCCGTGCACGCTTGAGATGCCCAATGCACAGGAGCCCCTTGGAAATGGAACAAGAATCAAGTAACACACATCAGGTCCTAAAGATAATAGGTCAGGTGCAGGATATAGAAATAGTTGTGACGTCATTTCCAATAACTCGGAAGATGTAAGAGTAAAATGATGCTTATACATCGTATACTTTAACCTCAACACGGCAAGGCATCATTGAAGAACTGGTGCCACGATGAGTAAATTTAAGAATCTCTATTTGACTTGACTGAGAAAATGAATTTCATTGAGACATGCAAAAGTTCCATTTTACAAATTTGAACAGTGCAAGTTTCTGTGCCTCATATATAAGCCGGGTTGGAGGAGGGTAAAAACATGTTCAAACATGCAAACCTCCTGAATTAAAAATCTGAGCTTTCCAATATCTTACCGAAGCTAAATAGAGTACACCACAAGCAAGAAGCATATAACTTGATATGTTCTGAAGAAGAATAAGGTCCTCTTGCACCCCAGAATAGTCAGGGAAAGCTCTTGTCATCACTGCAACACTGAAGAGAATGTTCTCGTTCAAAAACCGAGTAAAATTGTTACTTTTTTCAGATTGTGTAAAAAATGAGTCTAAAATACATTATAGAAAAAGTCTAATCCTTTCTTGAGAGTTCTATCTCTTGCCcaataataaagaatagttaAATGTGACAGTTACGAATGAGTTTGGGCACATCCCAGTTTAACTAACCTAAGTCTGCTCTGTTTGGCACTGAATCAAATCAGATTCAAACATTTAAGATTATAAACTTTTAGGATTTGGATTTTGAAATATCGGCTCGGGTTTacttttattgggttttgtCATTTGTGAGACGAAACCGAATCAAGACACTGTCAGGGGTAGGGATAAAAACAAACTCGTTACTAAATTGATGACATACAAGATCTGCAGCATACCCCTACCAGCCCAATACTCCAACACCTGCAAAATGGGGACGCAAATGTTTTTAATGAGATCAATGATCTAAATGGtaacatctatatatattatcaagcATTTGAATTTAGTGAAGGCGTTAAATAATACGAAAATGTTACTTAACTTCCTCAATGTTACCGTTTAAAATTATTGctcgaatattttaatttttaatttattttacttaatgatcaagaaagtaattattaatgaaattgtatatttttaatttttttaataattaaaaatattttaaaaaatgattaaaaataaataaactacaCTAGTGGTATGCCAACGGTAAGTGCTTGGCAGTCTTctagcattagcattggattcatcaaatttatttttaaattttgatgaaaagtacatgttttccatatatctaaaacttccTTATCCATAattctacattgaattagttattaaattcatcaaaataataatataatattaattttttaataataatattttattttattttatttttcatattttataattatactaatcatatgttaattaataatttaatttgattcttacattattattacaagacagttagagattaaacgtgaacAAAAAAGACcattggagattaaaagtgaataaaaaatagatttgatgagtaaACAGTAGTTctgcaaatttaaaaaaacctatacatttactgtaactcaaaattTCACATTTATCTTTTTGGCTAATCTAATGCAGTTCTCTTTTGatcaaatttatcatattttacatt carries:
- the LOC108995726 gene encoding uncharacterized protein LOC108995726 codes for the protein MTRNEEEEELVRRGSTSSTTRLRVRTDPFLLVCRGFSVITALTAILCIVVNVLSAIRSFKDGSDIFDGIFRCYAVGIAFFVVLAETEWGFILKFSKVLEYWAGRGMLQIFVAVMTRAFPDYSGVQEDLILLQNISSYMLLACGVLYLASGLLCIGHLKRARQKKEITRDQAVKDLEELERRREELEQWLVTERV